A window of the Gossypium hirsutum isolate 1008001.06 chromosome A03, Gossypium_hirsutum_v2.1, whole genome shotgun sequence genome harbors these coding sequences:
- the LOC107943894 gene encoding 26S proteasome non-ATPase regulatory subunit 6 homolog — protein sequence MDTQDGTQQSQQLILAHNVFLLKHPDVSDIEKVRLRDEVLNSVQSNDMTSYYETLVTDEVLELDQSLLESMRAKNEEEIKKLDEKIADAEENLGESEVREAHLAKSLYYIRIGEKEKALEQLKLTESKTVAVGQKMDLVFYTLQIGLFYMDFDLISKSIDKAKNLFEGGGDWERKNRLKVYEGLYCMSTRNFKKAANLFLDSISTFTTYELFPYDTFIFYTVLTSIISLDRVSLKQKVVDAPEILTVIGKIPHLSEFLNSLYDCQYKSFFLAFAGLTEQIKLDRYLHPHFRFYMREVRTVVYSQFLESYKSVTTEAMAKAFGVTVEFIDMELSRFIAAGKLHCKIDKVAGVLETNRPDAKNALYQATIKQGDFLLNRIQKLSRVIDL from the exons ATGGACACACAAGATGGAACTCAGCAGTCACAGCAACTCATCCTTGCTCACAACGTCTTCCTCCTCAAGCATCCAGACGTCTCTGACATTGAGAAGGTCCGTCTCAGGGATGAGGTCCTCAACTCGGTCCAATCCAATG ATATGACTTCATATTATGAAACCCTCGTTACTGATGAAGTGTTGGAGCTGGATCAGAGCCTTTTGGAATCGATGCGTGCCAAGAATGAGGAGGAGATTAAGAAGCTTGACGAGAA GATTGCTGATGCTGAAGAAAACTTAGGTGAAAGTGAAGTTCGAGAAGCACATTTAGCAAAATCCTTATATTACATTCGGATAGGTGAAAAG GAGAAAGCATTGGAGCAACTGAAGTTGACAGAAAGCAAGACAGTTGCTGTTGGCCAAAAGATGGACTTGGTTTTCTATACTTTGCAAATTGGCTTGTTCTATATGGATTTTGATCTTATTTCCAAGAGCATTGATAAAGCAAAAAA CTTGTTTGAAGGAGGGGGTGACTGGGAGAGGAAGAACCGTTTAAAGGTGTATGAAGGCTTGTATTGCATGTCCACTCGCAATTTTAAGAAAGCTGCCAATCTATTTTTGGATTCTATTTCAACCTTCACAACTTATGAACTTTTCCCttatgacacattcatattttaCACCGTGCTTACTAGCATCATATCATTGGATAGAGTTTCCCTGaaacaaaag GTGGTTGATGCTCCTGAAATCCTGACTGTGATTGGAAAAATTCCACATCTTTCGGAATTTTTAAACTCTCTATATGATTGCCAGTACAAATCTTTCTTCTTAGCCTTCG CTGGCCTGACGGAGCAGATAAAACTGGACCGATATTTGCATCCTCATTTCCGGTTTTACATGAGGGAAGTCAGAACTGTTGTTTACTCTCAATTTCTGGAATCCTACAAAAGTGTTACGACTGAAGCTATGGCAAAGGCTTTTGGAGTGACGGTGGAGTTCATTGATAT GGAGCTATCCCGTTTCATTGCAGCAGGGAAGCTTCATTGCAAGATTGACAAGGTTGCTGGTGTTCTCGAAACTAACCGCCCTGATGCGAAGAATGCTCTTTACCAAGCCACCATTAAACAAGGTGACTTCTTACTAAACCGGATCCAGAAGTTGTCACGCGTCATTGACCTATGA
- the LOC107943893 gene encoding transcription factor GTE8, whose protein sequence is MAPAIPIQYTGQKESGKCSFSRLMGKSRKHSKGRNSSSFSHDYKHAVETMGESEGFGSSRRIFTEMTVSEDSCARKRKCISLNADSYDNFGVPMQVLSLSKMSRRERKDMGLRLKMELEQVRVLQKKVGSFGTSVLLSPSTDNRSCSDGKKRPLLESVHQSVEVLSLQGKKRPLGGRNGACTKKNPSGYSESQKPAVAVSNSNAHLMKECETLLNRLMQHNFGWVFNSPVDVVKLNIPDYFTVIKRPMDLGTVKKRITSGHYSNPLDFAADIRLTFSNAMTYNPPGNDVNFMAKTLSKYFEVRWKAIEKKLPVTKNVDAVPSTAAAPIEGETKSNVLPLKKKKINPKDAMDKPEPIRQIMTDWEKHNLSTELESLLGELPENIVDFLKEQSSCDGQMGEDEIEIDIDALSHETLYKLRKLLDDYLLEKQKNLAKAESCEMELLNESGFSNSSMQPCKGNDQVDEIIDIVGSSYRPVAIEKGSTHRNSRCSSSSGSSGESGSSSSDSDSAKASVPFSSTKENFESGTNMESKNGSVAVPDAGNQSLNELGQVELNSHDKSSAVEVQCHQEEESAPSERQVSPEKLYRAALLRNRFADTILKAREKALEKGEKGDPEKLRMEREELERRQREEKARLQAEAKAAEEARRKAEAEAAAEAKRKRELEREAARQALLQMEKTVDINENRQFIQDLEMRFADGEDCRSNPLEQLGLYMKEDDEDEEDEPPQSAPEPANDIDEGNLWGRSNPLEQLGLYIKVEDDKDEEAEAAPQTAQEPVNDVEDGEID, encoded by the exons ATGGCACCAGCTATTCCCATACAGTACACAGGACAGAAGGAATCTGGAAAGTGTTCATTTTCGAGATTGATGGGGAAGTCTAGGAAGCATTCTAAGGGACGGAATTCTTCTAGTTTCAGCCATGATTACAAGCATGCTGTTGAGACAATGGGTGAATCAGAAGGCTTTGGGAGTTCTAGACGGATTTTTACAGAGATGACGGTGTCAGAGGATTCTTGTGCACGGAAAAGGAAATGCATCAGTTTGAATGCCGATAGTTATGATAATTTTGGTGTACCTATGCAAGTATTGTCTCTGTCTAAAATGTCACGACGGGAAAGAAAGGATATGGGATTGAGGCTAAAAATGGAGCTTGAACAGGTTCGGGTGCTGCAGAAGAAAGTTGGTTCTTTTGGTACAAGTGTTCTTTTATCACCATCTACTGATAACAGGAGTTGCAGTGATGGGAAGAAGAGGCCTCTCCTAGAGAGTGTGCATCAGTCAGTAGAAGTATTGAGTTTGCAGGGGAAGAAACGACCTCTTGGAGGACGTAATGGAGCCTGCACAAAAAAGAATCCATCTGGATATTCTGAATCTCAGAAGCCTGCTGTGGCAGTGAGTAATTCAAATGCTCATTTGATGAAGGAATGTGAGACTTTGCTTAACCGTTTGATGCAACATAATTTTGGTTGGGTTTTTAACAGCCCTGTTGACGTAGTGAAGTTGAACATTCCAGATTATTTTACTGTCATTAAGCGCCCCATGGATTTGGGCACTGTGAAGAAGAGGATAACTTCAGGGCACTATTCAAATCCTTTGGACTTTGCTGCAGATATTCGCCTTACATTTTCTAATGCAATGACATATAACCCACCTGGAAATGATGTCAACTTCATGGCCAAGACACTAAGTAAATATTTTGAAGTAAGATGGAAAGCTATAGAAAAGAAGCTTCCTGTAACGAAAAATGTTGATGCTGTGCCTTCAACAGCAGCTGCACCTATAGAAGGTGAAACGAAAAGTAATGTTTTacctttgaaaaagaaaaaaattaacccaaaagATGCTATGGACAAGCCAGAGCCCATCAGACAAATCATGACCGATTGGGAGAAGCATAATTTGAGCACAGAATTAGAGTCTTTGTTGGGAGAATTACCTGAAAACATTGTTGACTTTCTTAAAGAGCAGAGTTCTTGTGATGGTCAAATGGGTGAGGATGAGATTGAGATCGATATTGATGCTCTAAGTCATGAAACATTGTACAAATTGCGTAAacttttggatgattatttgctGGAGAAGCAGAAAAACCTGGCAAAAGCTGAATCCTGTGAAATGGAG CTTCTTAATGAGTCAGGGTTTAGCAATTCATCAATGCAGCCGTGTAAAG GTAATGATCAAGTTGATGAGATCATAGATATAGTTGGTAGCAGTTACCGTCCAGTAGCAATAGAGAAGGGGTCAACCCATAGAAATAGCAGATGCAGTAGTTCCAGTGGATCCAGTGGTGAATCAGGCTCTTCTTCTAGTG ATTCAGATTCTGCTAAGGCTTCTGTTCCATTTAGTTCTACAAAG gaaaattttgaatcaGGAACAAATATGGAGTCAAAGAACGGAAGTGTTGCTGTTCCTGATGCTGGAAATC AGTCTTTAAATGAGTTGGGTCAAGTTGAGCTAAACTCTCATGATAAGTCTAGTGCTGTTGAGGTACAATGCCACCAAGAGG AGGAGAGTGCTCCATCTGAGAGGCAAGTCTCCCCCGAAAAGCTCTATCGTGCAGCTTTATTGAGGAACCGTTTTGCTGACACCATATTAAAAGCTCGAGAAAAGGCGCTTGAAAAG GGTGAGAAGGGTGATCCTGAGAAACTGAGGATGGAGAGGGAGGAACTTGAGAGGCGACAGAGAGAAG AAAAAGCGCGATTACAAGCAGAGGCTAAGGCTGCTGAAGAGGCTAGGAGAAAAGCAGAAGCAGAAGCTGCTGCTGAAGCCAAAAGGAAGAGGGAGCTGGAGAGAGAAGCTGCACGTCAAGCACTCTTACAG ATGGAGAAGACAGTGGATATCAATGAGAACCGTCAATTTATACAAGATTTAGAAATGCGGTTCGCAGATGGAGAAGACTGTAGAAGTAATCCCCTTGAACAGCTAGGATTATACATGAAGGAAGATGATgaggatgaagaagatgaaccTCCCCAAAGTGCTCCAGAGCCAGCAAACgatatagatgaaggaaatctcTGGGGAAGAAGTAATCCCCTTGAACAACTAGGATTATACATTAAGGTCGAAGATGACAAGGATGAAGAAGCAGAAGCAGCTCCTCAAACTGCTCAGGAGCCAGTAAATGATGTAGAGGATGGAGAAATTGATTGA